From Brassica rapa cultivar Chiifu-401-42 chromosome A06, CAAS_Brap_v3.01, whole genome shotgun sequence:
ACACAAAGACAAAAccaaatcccttatatattaattgaggaacatttgaaaagatgtaacctcaattttgtattaattaaaagaggccccaatgcataggtggcactcaattaggtagtcaattacattcaattgaaaaataagtaggtccacattcgatttttatatgttgttagatacataagttggtcaaactatatgatataatgatatgattgatattttctttccttaaagaaaacctacggaattaccataaaggactaatatatatatgacaattaatgagtttaataataaagatttgataacaatgtatatctcctctatcattttttgtttaattttatattattaaaataaattaaacaatcaaattagctataaaaataaaatttagattttttcgtatatgttatattttgaatttttaaaaacgacaataaatgactaaaactattaaaattattatgttaaaaattaatgatcaatggtttaacatttttattataagaagatacacatgattttaaaaccatatgagtaaaaaatatcatttaataataaaataaatatatatatatatatatattaaacactatataccataagattacataaatattttaatattaaaactttcaatgaattttcaagaacatttataaattataaacttattaaaaatttcagattgaaaattttgttatcgatgatttaaatattttgttataaaacgatatgaacgatcatagaaccgtatgattataaattcttatttaataaataattatataaaatatactattcctagaaaaataggttggtccatcttaacttatattacactttttattaaactaattatcgaattgataaataacgtaccaaaaaatgttttgcactttccttaaataaaagctacgaaattacctaatatgattaacgtatatgtgaaaattaattataatgaataataaatatttgataacaatttttatatcttagttctttttttaattttatattattaaaatatatttaaaaatcacattaaatatataataaaaacatttataatttttttatatgttatattttgaatttttcaaaacgtctataaattattagaaatttgaagatccccactctgaaaattttgtgatcaatagattattttttttgtcataataagttacaaatgatcataaaattgtattaagatgaatttttatttaatattataagaagatacacattattttaaaaccatatgagtaaaaacatttataaattataaacttattaaagatttcacattgaaaattttgttatcgatgatttaaatattcagttataaaatgatatgaatgatcatagaactgtatgattataaattctcatttaataaatgactatataaaatatactattcttagaaaaataggttggtccatcttgacttacattatattttttattaaactaactatcgaattgataaataatctaccaaaattttttttgcactttccttaattagaagctacgaaattacctaatatgattaacgtatatatgaaaattaattattatgaataataaatatttgataacaattttggtatcttagttcttttttttaaattttatattattgaaagatattaaaaaatcacattaaatatataataaaaacatttatattttttcttatatgttatatttgaatttttcaaaacgtctatatattattagaaatttgaatattcccactctgaaaattttgtgatcaatagattatttttttgttataataagttacaaatgatcataaaatataacgcatatgaattttatttaatgaatatatatatatatatatatatataaacattaatgatttaaagcaacaagattggctgatcaatttagtcgtcgagttgaaatctttcaaaagtatgtgaaaaacaaaagtcaaagtaaatatagatttagaatagtagttatattttactaaccaaataccgaaaaaacccgaaccgaaccgaaaccaatccgatatccggattaatccaaatgaagccaaactattgtttcattttccaaaatataataaaaataataacttaatcccgcgcaaggcgcgggtcttatcctagttagtTAGTAATAGTGTTACGTACGTACTATcgtgttatattttaaattcaaacATGATGTGCATGTgtaagtttctaagttatatctgctcaaaaacaaaaatttactaACTTATAGACgaccaaaaaaacatattattatcaTGTCAAAAGGAAAAGTAACATAAAATAGTTTCACCGAAGGTAGGTTTCTTCTTACTCCCATCCCAGAATATCGCAAACAAAAGATAACACGGCAACatataaaacaacaaaagacTTATGTTTGGTTACTTTGGTAATTGCTGACGTGTTCAGTATAATCTCTTATCTTATTAAAGACAtggatttgtttttgtttaagttGAAGGAAAAAATCTAGAAGTTGTGATAGTCCGAGTCAGCTTGGTTGAGTTCTTACGTGTCGAACTCATCCTGACAGTGCCAGGATCACAACATTTTATGTATGCAACCGCCCTATTCTCACATATTTTTCACCTTCCATGTTTACCAATCACATCGGTTCTCAATTATATATTGCGTAGTTGTTGTTTGTTGCTCATCGATCACATTCTTAATTTTGATTATGAGTTAgattatattcatttttactttattattgtTAATCTTGTTAAGTTTCTAGTAAATCCAAATCCTATAAAATACGATGGTATATATGCCTAAGTGTGACACGTTTAAGTGTGAaggttgattttttttcttaaaaatccaTAATTTGCAATTTGCTTAGAGTCCTTCTATAAATACATCATCATGGCCAATGTATTTTGATCATTAGATAAGTTACGTAGTTATCCAATATTAATTTACCTTCCTTCTACACATCTATATATATCCCCCACAACTACAATTATAACATTCTGCAATCGTCTCATCTAATCAACCTCGACTATACGACGTCGACGCCATTGTTATTTAGGAGTTTTTCTCGAGAAAAAATGAAGGAGAACGCAGGAAACCCTCTCCATCTCACGTCACTGAACCATGTATCTCTCTTGTGCCGATCCATTGAAGAATCCATGGTTTTTTACCAAACGGTGTTAGGGTTCTTCCCTATTCGAAGACCTGAGTCTTTAAATTTTGAAGGCGCTTGGTACCCCCCTCTCTTGATTAtctttgtatataaaatttgaaagagttttaaatttaaaaaacgtTTTGTGTTTAGGTTGTTTGGACATGGAATTGGAATACATCTCTTGCGTTCCTCAGAACCAGAGAAACTTCCCAAGAAAACCGAGATCAATCCCAAAGACAACCATATCTCCTTCCAGGTTAGTTTTTGACTTTTTGTTTCTACCtttgtatattttaaacaattaaacaTAATTTAGGTGCATGGGTAGAAGCTCTCTATTCCCCTTAAGATCAGGATTTTCCCTTCAGAAAtttgtctatatatatgtatatttatttatttatttatttattgcatAACATACCGATTTTATAACTATTTATAGTTGTTGCTCTGTTTTGGGCATATAATATGGTAATTGTTGCAAACATTTGGTGTAAAGAAGAAGACTTATTGATTGTGGAAATGCAGTGCGAGAGTATGTCAGCAGTGGAGAAGAAGCTTGAGGAAATGGAGATAGAGTATGTGAGGGCGATAGTTGAAGAAGGAGGGATCCAAGTGGATCAGCTTTTCTTCCACGATCCAGATGGCTTCATGATTGAGATATGTAACTGTGATAGTCTCCCCGTTGTCCCCCTCATAGGAGGAATGGCTCGGTCCTGCTCCAGAGTTAAACTTCATCAGATGGTGCAGCCACAACAGCAGACTCAGATCCACCAAGTGGTCCACCCTTAACAATCTCTGTTTTTGTTGTcattgtgtttgtgtttgtatgTATTGGTGTGCTTGTTTTGGAGTGTAATGAATAAGTGACCGACGTGAATCAGTGAATGTGATTCCACTCGAGGAAATGATCATTCTCCTTGCTCTTCTTACTATATGATATAACCAAGAATTAATGCAATAATGCttacatatattttgttttttctgtaATTGGTTCCTATCAAGTCGTCCTACAACGTTTTTTTTTGTGCCGTATTGTATATCTAGATTGAATTAACCTATTTATGATTCTTGAAATcctcaaaatatttaattttcttttcaaaacaatgataaaaaaataagttatcgTTTTCTCTCTTATGAATGAATCCCTTGAAAATCTTAGAACCAATATAACGtgctaaatatataatttttggttctaattgattttaaatcatAGTGGATTCAGAAAGGTTCTCCTAAAATATACACAAGCCTGGGCACAATACAATAATACATCTAAGAAAATAAAGTGTTACAGTTTAACTAATTGTAGCAGCATTCCATTTAAAGGTTTATGTAGAGGGTTTCTAGGGTTGTTTTGAGTTTTCACAAATTTAATAATGATAGTTATATACAAAAAGACATTTGTCTCAATTTGAATGCTCTCTTGTTTTTGCTTTAGAACGATGTCAATGGTGTGAATTATTCATCAATTCACAACAAacaagtaaaataaataaacactaggttaagatccgcttTGCAcgggatgaatattatatataaattatttcaagtattttatatttttacatattatgaaatgataaatatatattaaataattaaaaatttagtaactattacgtatataattaaattggtacaaatacttaaataaattttattaatcctgccaaacatttttttctattttatatggtataaaattaagtttaaatgatattaatatatatagtacatttttaatattgacatatgttaaaaaatattttatactcatattatttttgatcatttgtatttatttataataaaaaattaaatcaatgataacaataaaataattgtggaatgtttaatagttttagtaatttataattttaaaaacattcaatgcaaagtttaaatctaaatattaagttgtcaataattgttcaaaatgattatcaaaaaaattcaaaacaaattcaaaattaaaatacttatgtattttatattgtatataatttattttttaaataaatattaatatacatacatataatatttattaaatgagatttcctacttatgtaatttcgtaatcatttgtatcttgttataacataaattttaaaccatggatcaaaaaactttcaatgtgagatttttaacatttttagtcatttatattcgtttttaaaaattcaaaatataacatatacgaaaaaatctaattttttattatatagttaatgtggttgtttaatttattttaataagttaaaattttaaaaaatgatagagaatagactaagttttatcaaatctttattattcaaaatcattaattgtcatatatactttagccacattatgtaattccgtgatttttatttaaggaaacaatgaagaacatttatgattaatttatggttagtttaataaaaaacttattatatatttatatggacaaacatatttttctaaaaattctaagaatgattgtggtgatgacatgtggctacaaaaatatattgtaatgcttctgttttaatatataagggatatatcTTATTATCAACTAGTTTTAAGTAGAAAACCCATGAAAGTGGAGTGTAACTTAAAATGACAATTATTCTCTCTCAAATACTGCATACTAGACCTTTCAGAGtcaaccaaataaataaataatacatgaGTAGTAATACATACAAACAAGTGTGCATTCATAAATAGATTTAAAGCCCCCGAGAGAGCATGTTGTCGATGGATTCGAGACGCTGGAGAAGAAGCTGCTTTCTGAAATTTGCGATGAAAGCTTCCGCGCACTGGTCCACGTCCATCGATGTCTTCCTCTCCACCTTTTTATTCTTTGTCTCTGTAACAACGATGTTAGTAGTACCATTACCACTCTCTTGTCCCGAACTCATCTTcatatttttcttgttgttgttgttcttcatGGTTGACATGTTAGAAGGCTTGTATTTCCTGATTTGATGGGTTTTGGAGAGAAGGTAAATTGTTTGATATTTAGGATGCTCCTAACCTATGTATTTATAGGTGAAATTTGATAacactttattttataaaataaataagatttgAAGGAAACGATAAGTCTTCTCTCTACAGAAACCATATTTGAATGTTGAAGGAATAAAAAGGAATCTTGAATCTCAAGTTATGTACGCGACTTAAGAGGCAAGAGGAACCATCCTGAAACCACCGCCTTGACTTTACTTATCATTTTCTAATTCTAGTGAAATGTATTCTCCGCAAAAAATATAGTATGCTATTGTTAATTCTGAAGATGTCTTAGATCTATGTGTATCAGCAAAAGGTTCGTTGGGGCAGACATAGCCTTGTAGGCGCAAGTAATATAAATTTCCTATCAAAATTAACATCTAGAGAGTATTGTATGGTTTTTAGGATTTTTTTCTATGATaagtatgtttaaaaaaaaattagactgaAAATGTTATAAATATGGATCTaaagaattataaaattattcattcCCATAATAATATACAAACTCTAAACATGTATTTGACTCAATCGTTTTTGCTTTCTTTGGTTTTTTCAAGTTGATTAGCGTTTCTTCATGACAGCTATGAATATGACAAAGAgagactaattttttttctttttctaaagcGATACCACATATCCTACAttgaagaaatatatatacattggCATGCACtaatcctttttattttttaaaaagcgGATACTAATTTAtatctataaaaaatatatatatacacattggCATGCACTAATCCTTTTTATTACTAAGAGAGCATCAAATTTAAGATTCTGCTTGTACAAAATGTAAAAGATGTTGCCTAACAATTGAATTTGACGTTGTCAATTCGGAGAAACAAGGAAGCAAGATTCCAAAAagctaaatataattttgaccAACAAAGTTTTGACAATTTTCGCACATAATATTTTGCTTACACGTCAAGAACTACGGCTTAAGCATCGGAGGTTAGCTTCCTTAACTCGCCGCCATCTATTCCTATTGTCTCCCCTCCGGTAACCCTCCCTGCTTTTGTTGGTTTCTTTTACCAAGAAGATCAAGGAAGAGATCATGTGGCTTAAGTTTGCATCTAACCTAACTCCAAACCCAACTAACAAATTTTAGGCAGATCCATTGAATCATATTACAAACCTATACCAGATTTAATAAACTATGGCTCAAAGCCAACGCACATGGTTGTATGTCCACAATTTTACTCTAAAACTGTTATTGGCCATCACCAAACATTAATCTAATATTTAAGCACATTAATAGTTAAATACTTGAATCACTATAGTTTAAGATGTCATTTTCTAACTATGTTATGGAACTAATGTAAAATAAAGTAAGAGACACTTAGgataagaaatattaaaactcTAAACTACAAGATGTGGATAGTTATAAAAACAACGCACAAGACGACGACCAAGAGCTAAGAGTAAtcacatatatttttctttttaaaaacagtATTGGTTTTCGAAACCGAAAAGGAGGTAAAAGGAGAAGGATACAAAGCGGTGGTAACTTGATCTACAAGTTAGAGTGGCCTAAACGAAGCAAGACACGATGCCACGATGTGTTGAGCACCCCTCTTAGGTTCCACACTGACTCCACATTTTCCGGCTGAACATTAGCCGCCGAATCCACCTGCACATTCCCATAATTGTTATACAAGATTAATGTCAATAAATCCACTAACTATCTGAGAATAAATGTTGGAGAGGCTTTTTACCGCTTTGGCGATGACCTCGGTACTCTGGGAGACATCAACGGTGGCTTCAAACAGCACCCACGCCCATTTGTCGCTGGAGCTGTGTTCAGAGATGTAATGCTTTCCTGGTTTCTGTGTTCTAGAAGCTTCCACCCAGCTTTTGCCTCCATCCATGGATATATCCACTCGCTCGATCCCCCGCCCACCTCCAGAAACCGCATACCCTTTGATGCTTACCTGCAAAAAAACCCAATATTACAATGAATTTGCTTCTGCATTTGTCAGATCAGATTGGGAAAGAAAATGACTTTCAGCTCGAAAGTTCTCACCTTTCCAGGCTTCACCATTTGCACGTCCTCCAAAGAGCAGATTGCACTCTGTTCAccattacaaaacaaaaaaaaagaatgatcaGTCAGAACCCATCATCAAATGAACTACAAACATGGCAAAGAAACTGGAAGATCCTCAGTTCATACAACTGTCAGAAAAAGGGTTAAATATTAATCTACCTGAACAGGGAAATCCATTTGCGGTCTCCTTGAGGACCAGTTGATATTTTCCCAATTGACAGAAGGTGGGAACATTTTGTAATCTTTTTGCATGAAAAATCCCTTTCAACACAACATTGTTAGAGCAGTTTCTGATTACTAAAAAAAGGGTAAAGTAAAGCTGAGACAGACCTGGCATTCTTCAGCGAGTACATTGATGGAATCAAGCCATTTGACCGAACGTGCACCAATCACACCGGGGACAACCACCCTTAACGGAAACCCATGATCCCTGTTCAGGATCTTCAAACAAGGACAAACATTTATCAACAAACAAGTAATGATGACACGTCAAACAAGTGATCATGAAGaagattaaacaaaaatgaaacaGACTTTTTGCTTGCTGAGTTggcaaaagagaaagagatatcAATACCTCTCCATTCATCTCATAAGCGAGGAGAACGTCGGCGTCAGGATTAGTGGCTTGGCTAAGAGGGATTGACGCCTTATAAGGCCCACCATTCTCCTCCTATATTATAAACACACAACGAATCAACCAAATGCATAACTAAAAGATGAAAGGAAAgtagtatatatataccttGCAGCGATCAACACTGACAAACTCAACATGCCTGCCACCTAAAACGGTGGAGCTAGTGAGCTTTGGGATCCCCAGAAGCTCAAGAACATCAGCCAGTTTGGCCCCGCTCCAGACACCTGAAAGTCACAGTCTTTGcactattattatattataaaaaaaagacagtcagaaagaaaaaaaaagaaccgtTGCCAATGGCAGAAACATCCCATCCAACGCCTCTAACATTCCTAACTTTGCTCATGGCAGTTCTTCTGTTACCAGCACACTGCGTTGTTTCAACACATACAAGAAAACTGAGAAAAAGGCCTGAGatattggaagggatggaaTAAATAATAGAGACCACCTGTAGAGTAGCAGTGACGTTGTACTTGGGCAGGGGCCTGATATCTTTGATGGATAGCTTTGTTTGGTTATCGATCAATCCGGTGAAGGACACGGAGTAGCTGGTAAGTGGAAACAAAGAATCCAGAATCAGACAAAAGGCAAAAAGTTGAAAAAGAAACTGAAGATGTAAGATGAAAGATGAAAGAGGATGAGGACTTTTCGATGTGATCAACAATGGGAATGGGGCCATGGTTTCGCTTGTAGAAAAGATGGACGGGAGTGACGTAAGATGAAACTAAGGCGGAACGAGGTGGCTCAGC
This genomic window contains:
- the LOC103872329 gene encoding uncharacterized protein LOC103872329, coding for MKENAGNPLHLTSLNHVSLLCRSIEESMVFYQTVLGFFPIRRPESLNFEGAWLFGHGIGIHLLRSSEPEKLPKKTEINPKDNHISFQCESMSAVEKKLEEMEIEYVRAIVEEGGIQVDQLFFHDPDGFMIEICNCDSLPVVPLIGGMARSCSRVKLHQMVQPQQQTQIHQVVHP
- the LOC103872332 gene encoding sulfite oxidase, coding for MPGVRGPSEYSQEPSRDPSLKVNAKEPFNAEPPRSALVSSYVTPVHLFYKRNHGPIPIVDHIENYSVSFTGLIDNQTKLSIKDIRPLPKYNVTATLQCAGNRRTAMSKVRNVRGVGWDVSAIGNGVWSGAKLADVLELLGIPKLTSSTVLGGRHVEFVSVDRCKEENGGPYKASIPLSQATNPDADVLLAYEMNGEILNRDHGFPLRVVVPGVIGARSVKWLDSINVLAEECQGFFMQKDYKMFPPSVNWENINWSSRRPQMDFPVQSAICSLEDVQMVKPGKVSIKGYAVSGGGRGIERVDISMDGGKSWVEASRTQKPGKHYISEHSSSDKWAWVLFEATVDVSQSTEVIAKAVDSAANVQPENVESVWNLRGVLNTSWHRVLLRLGHSNL